GGCGACCGGAGCGCAGCATCGGCATCGGGAAAGCCGATATAGCCGGCGGTTTGGGCGAGCGCCGCGTCTGCGGGGTCTCGGGTCAGGTGGAGTACCATCAAAGAACCCAGCTCTATCTCCTGTGGGTCGCGCCCGCATTCTTCCATATAGCCGTGCAGCATGCCAATCCGTTTTTTCAGATAGGGCGTGTCGAACTTCAAGGCCATGGCCGGATCGTTCGGATAATCCTGACCATTAAAGACCGGTGGATTGATATTCAGAATAGCCGCTTCGGTGGCGGCGATCTTGAGGAGGCCGCTGCCCGAGCCACCTAGCATCAGCGGCGGGTGAGGTTTTTGGACGGGCCGGGGATTGTTGTAGGCCTTGTCAATCGAGAAATGTTTGCCCTGAAAGCTCGGTTCCTCTTGCGTAAACATCGCTTTTAACACCTGAATGGCTTCGGCGAGTTGATCCAAGCGTTCCCGATTCGAGGGGTAGGGATAGCCATGGGCGTGGTATTCGTCCGGCTTCCAGCCCGCGCCCAAGCCGAGCGTCAGCCGACCGTTGCTGATATTGTCGAGAGTAGACGCGATTTTGGCCAACATCGGCGGCGTGCGAAACGAGACGGACGTGACACACGGCGTGAGGCGGATACGCTCGGTTACCGCGGCGATAGCCGTCAGCGTCGTATAGCTCTCAAACATGGGTGTCTGGGGATCCCCAAGCGGGGTAAAGAAATGATCGATCATCGACACGGAGTAAAAGCCATCGCTTTCCGCCCGTAAAGCTGCCTGCTTGGCAGCGGCAAAGTCATCCGCAGGGAGAAGTAATCCAAACTTGGGGTCGTGCACCAGTCTCTCCTTTCAATACCTCCAGAAGATTGTGAGGGGCGGAGGCTGAATGATGCCCCGCATAATGTACCGGACGCGAACCCAACGATAAATACCGGCGAGGGGCTGTCCAGTTCTCAGGGTGGGAAACGAACTTTATTCGGTGTGATTCCGAATGAGGCGTCCCCCGAGGCGGCTTTACACACCCGCTAGCTGGCAAGCTCCTCGGTCAGTTGACCGTACTCCTGCTCGAACACGAAGCCCTCGTAGCCGTGGGCGGCGGCCTCGGAGAGACGCCGGAAGTAGTCGGGGCCACCCAGATACACGCAGAACTGGCGGTGCTTGCCCGGGATGTTGGCCCCCGTGTACCACGAGTCGGTGAGGGGATAGAGCGTCTCGTTG
The Desulfurellaceae bacterium DNA segment above includes these coding regions:
- a CDS encoding LLM class flavin-dependent oxidoreductase; translation: MHDPKFGLLLPADDFAAAKQAALRAESDGFYSVSMIDHFFTPLGDPQTPMFESYTTLTAIAAVTERIRLTPCVTSVSFRTPPMLAKIASTLDNISNGRLTLGLGAGWKPDEYHAHGYPYPSNRERLDQLAEAIQVLKAMFTQEEPSFQGKHFSIDKAYNNPRPVQKPHPPLMLGGSGSGLLKIAATEAAILNINPPVFNGQDYPNDPAMALKFDTPYLKKRIGMLHGYMEECGRDPQEIELGSLMVLHLTRDPADAALAQTAGYIGFPDADAALRSPLTLMGTPDRVKRDIHARIEEMGLTYTIIIPVSPESHELFVNEVMPEFVSWGDSSSRTDTDLAGSK